A genome region from Lytechinus pictus isolate F3 Inbred chromosome 16, Lp3.0, whole genome shotgun sequence includes the following:
- the LOC129279523 gene encoding coiled-coil domain-containing protein 160 homolog, producing the protein MSQSESQYTTEGTTPGQRHWVEDLFPPHFQLSLSNLTREQQQADEGTQEAWRLAQRKKAKDIYHQVKARMDSEVQIPKDKNIQVGEPLSELKQNVKLTGKVKRSESSKKKEIRDHGGDGERTEDGGIWSKGEIEILRKEFQKVREEKQILHIELKALQRHYKDLEKKHREQTELLNTKAKALKEAHQQNQRLHLQTQHLTKEVRLRMSKLAMAEDDYREVVEQRMTMRKDTIDLRKALSRTKHDLKEVRIQLSEADSRHRLESMEKEETMRLEYESQIAALYQELGECRTELEKERMEHKRSSKALDLLRIHFAQQSERTEPKHSTTGDAKSLKVLQLY; encoded by the coding sequence ATGTCACAGTCAGAATCACAGTACACAACGGAAGGCACAACCCCTGGCCAGAGACACTGGGTAGAAGATTTATTTCCACCTCATTTCCAGCTCAGTCTCTCAAACCTAACTAGGGAACAACAACAGGCTGATGAAGGTACGCAGGAAGCATGGAGGTTAGCCCAGAGAAAGAAGGCAAAGGATATCTATCATCAAGTCAAGGCTCGAATGGACTCCGAGGTGCAGATCCCCAAGGACAAGAACATTCAGGTTGGTGAGCCATTGTCTGAGCTGAAGCAGAATGTAAAGTTGACGGGTAAGGTGAAGAGGTCTGAATCTTCAAAGAAGAAAGAGATTAGGGATCATGGTGGTGATGGGGAAAGGACTGAGGACGGTGGTATCTGGTCTAAAGGTGAGATTGAAATCCTCAGGAAAGAATTCCAAAAAGTCAGAGAGGAGAAGCAGATCTTGCACATCGAGTTGAAAGCTTTACAGAGGCATTACAAAGACCTTGAAAAGAAACACAGAGAACAGACTGAACTCCTCAACACCAAAGCCAAAGCTCTCAAAGAGGCACACCAGCAAAACCAGAGGCTGCATTTACAAACCCAACATCTAACCAAAGAGGTGCGACTGCGGATGAGTAAGCTTGCTATGGCAGAAGATGACTATCGGGAAGTTGTCGAGCAGCGAATGACAATGAGAAAAGATACCATTGATCTTCGGAAGGCTCTTTCTCGAACGAAGCACGATTTGAAGGAGGTGAGGATTCAGTTATCAGAGGCAGATTCCAGACATCGACTGGAGTCAATGGAGAAGGAAGAGACAATGAGATTAGAGTATGAATCACAGATTGCTGCTCTATACCAGGAGCTTGGTGAATGTAGGACAGAGCTAGAGAAGGAACGGATGGAGCACAAAAGATCCTCAAAGGCATTGGATCTACTTAGAATTCACTTCGCGCAGCAATCAGAGAGAACTGAACCTAAGCATTCCACCACTGGTGATGCTAAATCTCTCAAGGTGCTACAGCTTTATTGA